The Brassica napus cultivar Da-Ae chromosome C7, Da-Ae, whole genome shotgun sequence genome has a segment encoding these proteins:
- the LOC106428781 gene encoding V-type proton ATPase subunit c1 encodes MSTFSGDETAPFFGFLGAAAALVFSCMGAAYGTAKSGVGVASMGVMRPELVMKSIVPVVMAGVLGIYGLIIAVIISTGINPKAKSYYLFDGYAHLSSGLACGLAGLSAGMAIGIVGDAGVRANAQQPKLFVGMILILIFAEALALYGLIVGIILSSRAGQSRAE; translated from the exons ATGTCTACCTTCAGCGGCGATGAAACAGCTCCCTTCTTCGGCTTCCTCGGCGCTGCAGCCGCACTCGTCTTCTCCT GTATGGGAGCTGCTTATGGAACCGCAAAGAGTGGTGTTGGTGTGGCGTCCATGGGAGTCATGAGGCCCGAGCTGGTGATGAAGTCCATTGTCCCCGTTGTTATGGCTGGTGTGTTGGGTATTTACGGTTTGATTATTGCTGTTATCATCAGTACCGGGATTAACCCCAAGGCCAAGTCTTACTACCTCTTTGATGGATACGCTCACCTCTCCTCCGGTCTTGCTTGTGGTCTTGCTGGTCTTTCTGCTGGTATGGCCATTGGTATTGTCGGTGATGCCGGTGTCAG GGCAAATGCTCAGCAGCCTAAGCTCTTTGTCGGGATGATTCTTATCCTTATCTTCGCAGAAGCGCTTGCTCTTTACGGGCTTATTGTTGGAATCATCCTCTCCTCAAGAGCTGGCCAGTCTAGAGCTGAATGA
- the LOC111207806 gene encoding probable ribosome-binding factor A, chloroplastic, producing the protein MTNVLHHAHQSHLLFPLHPPISAVHSKTQAFHFPQSMAPVNLRTNLSVRRRSVKCMANPRRVKMVAKQIMRELSDMLLTDTVLQHAVLPEAALGADRYLSSLTTISDVEVSNDLQIVKVYVSVFGDDRGKDVAIAGLKSKAKYVRSELGKRMKLRLTPEVRFIEDESMERGSRVIAILDKIKAEKGSEGGSETSDSPEDDQDWGEDDPDDDIIYVK; encoded by the exons ATGACTAACGTGCTCCACCACGCCCACCAATCTCACTTACTCTTCCCTCTCCACCCGCCAATCTCCGCCGTTCATTCCAAGACGCAGGCTTTCCACTTCCCGCAATCAATGGCTCCGGTTAACCTCCGTACGAACCTCTCCGTGCGCCGGAGGAGCGTAAAGTGTATGGCGAACCCGAGACGAGTTAAGATGGTGGCTAAACAGATAATGAGGGAGCTTTCAGATATGCTTCTAACAGACACTGTATTGCAACACGCCGTGCTGCCCGAAGCTGCACTTGGAGCCGACCGCTACCTCTCTTCTCTCACCACTATCAGCGATGTCGAGGTCTCCAATGATTTGCAG ATTGTGAAAGTATATGTATCcgtgtttggagatgatagagggAAAGACGTTGCAATTGCGGGCTTGAAATCGAAAGCTAAATACGTTAGGAGTGAGCTCGGGAAGAGAATGAAGTTGAGATTGACGCCTGAGGTCAGGTTTATTGAGGATGAATCCATGGAAAGAGGAAGCAGG GTGATAGCAATACTAGACAAAATAAAAGCTGAGAAAGGAAGCGAAGGAGGGTCAGAAACATCTGATTCACCAGAGGATGATCAAGATTGGGGAGAGGATGACCCCGACGACGACATCATCTATGTAAAGTAA